Proteins from a single region of Halalkalibaculum roseum:
- the plsX gene encoding phosphate acyltransferase PlsX: MIIAVDAVGGDFYPESPVKGAIEASKEHRDLNIILLGPEETVKRELDKYEHDSQRIHVKHAPQVIEMDEQPAQAVKTKRDSSIVVGLGMLKAGKCEGFVSAGNTGALLAASTFLLGKLEGVLRPAIAATYPTVKGFRLLMDAGANLEVRPEMYYQFAQMGSIYVEHVMGIENPKVGLLNVGEEDEKGTDDLKEAFDLLSDLDNFVGNLEGRDILPAKADVFVCDGLVGNLLLKLGESIPENMVQFIAKGIKTLELSSEEAEKVVKVLKVSLSQFNYENVGGVPFLGVNGVSLVGHGGSSPKAMKNMVLNAVKCVEHNVNDKIIASLK, from the coding sequence ATGATTATTGCAGTTGATGCCGTTGGGGGTGATTTTTATCCGGAAAGCCCTGTAAAAGGAGCAATTGAAGCTTCCAAAGAACATAGGGATCTGAATATTATATTGCTTGGACCGGAAGAAACCGTAAAAAGGGAGCTGGATAAATACGAACATGATTCTCAGCGCATTCATGTAAAGCATGCTCCCCAGGTTATTGAAATGGATGAGCAGCCTGCCCAGGCTGTCAAGACAAAACGAGACTCTTCTATTGTAGTCGGACTCGGGATGTTGAAAGCCGGCAAATGCGAAGGGTTTGTCAGTGCCGGGAACACCGGGGCTCTACTTGCGGCATCTACTTTTTTATTAGGCAAATTGGAAGGAGTTTTACGTCCGGCCATTGCCGCTACCTATCCCACCGTAAAAGGTTTTCGATTGCTTATGGATGCCGGTGCTAATCTGGAAGTACGCCCCGAAATGTATTACCAGTTTGCTCAAATGGGGTCTATATACGTAGAGCATGTTATGGGAATTGAAAATCCAAAAGTAGGCCTATTAAACGTGGGCGAAGAAGATGAAAAAGGTACGGATGACCTAAAGGAGGCTTTCGATCTCTTAAGTGATCTTGACAATTTTGTTGGCAACTTAGAAGGACGCGATATCCTTCCTGCAAAAGCAGATGTATTTGTTTGTGATGGATTGGTTGGGAATCTGCTTCTTAAGCTGGGTGAATCCATTCCGGAAAATATGGTACAATTTATTGCCAAAGGCATTAAGACCTTAGAATTAAGCTCAGAAGAAGCGGAAAAAGTTGTTAAAGTCCTTAAGGTATCACTGTCTCAATTCAACTATGAGAATGTTGGCGGCGTACCTTTTCTCGGCGTTAATGGCGTAAGTTTGGTGGGACATGGTGGCAGCTCACCGAAGGCAATGAAAAACATGGTCTTGAATGCCGTTAAATGCGTTGAACACAATGTCAACGACAAAATTATTGCTTCTCTAAAATAA
- the rpmF gene encoding 50S ribosomal protein L32 — protein MAHPKRKTSKSRKNKRRANHGLEEPTLAECSNCGALHRYHHVCTECGYYRGRQVVSVSK, from the coding sequence ATGGCACATCCAAAACGTAAAACATCTAAATCGCGTAAAAATAAACGCCGAGCTAATCATGGTCTAGAAGAGCCAACATTAGCAGAATGTTCAAATTGTGGTGCCCTGCACCGATATCACCATGTGTGTACAGAGTGCGGTTACTATCGTGGCCGACAGGTAGTAAGCGTTAGTAAATAA
- a CDS encoding YceD family protein → MSKLEFHIVEIPEGQSRRDLSLDREDLDLSPYTFKGGEMEIDFYRTLHFIRVNFDVHAIVEIQCDRSLEYFDKPVEADYEVVFKVDVQEETEDENGAVRRFNFSTNTISIEEEVRDTIMLQIPIKKLHPKFLDEKGNPKDFESKTFGSIKEEGEGENIDPRWEELKKLKD, encoded by the coding sequence ATGTCAAAACTCGAATTTCACATAGTTGAGATACCTGAGGGTCAGAGCCGGCGGGATTTGTCGCTGGATCGGGAAGATCTTGACCTTTCTCCGTATACCTTCAAGGGTGGGGAAATGGAAATAGATTTTTATCGGACTCTCCATTTTATCCGGGTCAACTTTGACGTACATGCCATAGTTGAAATACAGTGCGATCGTTCGCTGGAGTATTTCGACAAACCGGTTGAAGCGGACTATGAGGTTGTGTTCAAGGTTGATGTTCAAGAAGAAACCGAGGATGAAAATGGAGCGGTACGCAGGTTTAATTTTTCTACCAATACCATAAGTATTGAAGAGGAAGTCCGCGATACCATTATGTTACAGATACCCATTAAAAAGCTTCATCCTAAATTCCTGGATGAAAAAGGGAATCCAAAAGATTTTGAGTCAAAGACATTTGGATCGATAAAAGAAGAAGGCGAAGGAGAAAATATTGATCCTCGCTGGGAAGAATTGAAGAAACTGAAGGATTAA
- a CDS encoding deoxynucleoside kinase, whose amino-acid sequence MSDQKEQKDLQDLKGEDKFVAIAGNIGAGKSSLTGLLAKHFNWEAFYESVDDNPYLADFYDDMRRWSFNLQIYFLSSRFRHQKNMLEKEGSIIQDRTIYEDVEIFAKNLHEMGLMSDRDFSNYEALFEEMTQYLQPPDLLIYLRAQVPTLVKQIQQRGRDYENTIRIEYLERLNRLYEDWIGRYKHDKLIIDTDDLDFVNNQEDLGRVIELIEQRMFGLFN is encoded by the coding sequence ATGAGTGATCAGAAGGAGCAAAAGGATTTACAGGATCTAAAAGGAGAGGATAAGTTTGTTGCCATTGCCGGTAACATAGGAGCCGGAAAGTCATCATTAACCGGATTGTTGGCCAAGCACTTCAATTGGGAAGCTTTTTATGAATCGGTGGATGACAATCCTTACCTAGCGGATTTTTATGATGATATGAGACGCTGGAGTTTTAATTTACAGATTTATTTTCTATCCAGCCGTTTTCGTCACCAGAAAAACATGCTTGAGAAGGAGGGGAGTATTATTCAGGACCGGACCATCTATGAAGATGTGGAGATTTTTGCGAAGAACCTGCATGAGATGGGACTGATGAGTGACCGGGATTTCAGCAATTATGAGGCCCTGTTTGAGGAAATGACCCAATATTTGCAGCCGCCTGACTTGCTTATCTACCTCAGGGCTCAGGTTCCGACGCTCGTTAAGCAAATTCAGCAGCGGGGAAGGGATTATGAAAATACTATCCGCATTGAGTACCTGGAGCGCCTGAACCGTCTGTATGAAGACTGGATCGGCCGATATAAGCATGACAAGCTGATAATCGATACGGATGATCTCGATTTTGTGAATAATCAGGAAGACCTTGGACGCGTTATTGAACTGATAGAGCAACGGATGTTTGGACTGTTTAATTGA
- a CDS encoding glucose-6-phosphate isomerase, which produces MVDVDVSGALPFLSEVEQDKARQQALKAFEQVKHGSGEGAEWLGWRTLLESPNDAILEQISSLAQAIREDADVFILCGIGGSYLGAKAVIEALGSFFPIKQDLEIIYAGHHMSGRYMDQLLQYISQKKEDGSPKSVYLNVVSKSGTTLETALSFRSLRKWMIDTYGEESANRIICTTSKEGGALNELIDEFGYRKFVIPDDIGGRFSVLTPVGLLPIAVAGIDIQTLFYGAVNEYQALEETPDHVIQYATTRYALHQKGKAIDVIGSFKPELHSFGNWVQQLLGESEGKDGKGMFPATTSYSTDLHSLGQMIQNGNRNMMETFINVNEATSGFKVESSEKNVDNLNYLSGKTFHEINVKAYLGTKEAHIDGGVPVVTLSIEKLNAQHVGSLIYFFELFTAIYVYCLEVNPFNQPGVEAYKKAMYQLLGKE; this is translated from the coding sequence ATGGTAGATGTTGATGTATCGGGTGCGCTTCCTTTTTTATCGGAAGTTGAACAAGATAAAGCCCGTCAGCAAGCGTTAAAAGCATTTGAACAGGTTAAGCACGGAAGCGGTGAGGGAGCAGAATGGCTGGGTTGGAGAACCTTGCTGGAGAGTCCCAACGATGCGATACTCGAGCAGATATCCTCGCTCGCACAGGCTATCCGTGAGGATGCGGATGTCTTTATTTTGTGCGGTATTGGAGGATCATATTTGGGAGCCAAAGCAGTCATTGAAGCTCTTGGAAGCTTTTTCCCCATAAAGCAGGACTTGGAAATCATTTATGCCGGTCACCATATGAGCGGTAGGTATATGGATCAACTGCTTCAGTATATAAGTCAGAAAAAAGAGGACGGTTCTCCCAAAAGTGTATATCTAAATGTGGTTTCAAAATCAGGGACAACTCTAGAAACAGCGCTCTCTTTCCGCTCCTTGCGTAAATGGATGATAGATACCTACGGGGAGGAATCTGCCAATCGTATCATTTGTACCACAAGTAAAGAGGGGGGTGCTCTAAATGAATTAATCGATGAGTTCGGATACCGCAAGTTTGTTATACCGGACGATATCGGGGGAAGGTTCTCTGTTCTTACACCGGTAGGTTTACTGCCTATTGCTGTAGCGGGTATCGATATACAAACGCTATTTTACGGTGCTGTCAATGAATACCAGGCATTGGAGGAGACGCCCGATCATGTCATTCAGTACGCAACTACCCGTTACGCCCTTCATCAAAAGGGAAAGGCCATAGACGTTATCGGTTCATTTAAACCTGAGCTGCATTCTTTTGGCAACTGGGTACAACAGCTGCTTGGAGAAAGCGAAGGAAAAGATGGAAAAGGGATGTTTCCAGCAACAACCTCTTACTCGACAGACTTGCACAGTCTAGGACAGATGATTCAAAACGGGAACCGCAACATGATGGAAACCTTCATTAATGTGAATGAGGCTACCTCAGGGTTTAAAGTGGAATCCAGCGAAAAGAACGTAGACAACCTGAACTACCTTTCCGGGAAAACATTTCATGAGATTAATGTCAAAGCATACCTTGGAACCAAGGAGGCACATATTGATGGTGGGGTACCGGTGGTAACTTTGAGTATCGAAAAGCTGAATGCACAGCACGTCGGATCGTTGATTTACTTTTTCGAACTCTTTACTGCCATCTATGTATACTGTCTGGAAGTGAATCCTTTTAATCAGCCTGGTGTGGAAGCTTACAAAAAAGCAATGTACCAGCTGCTGGGGAAGGAATAA
- a CDS encoding polyprenyl synthetase family protein, with the protein MIDTQLEKATDFKRKQRKTLKEITDPVSPHLSDFRSFYKDALRTDVFVLDKIVQYLLKQKGKEIRPTLVFMSARLFGDVTKRSYVAATMIELLHTATLIHDDVVDEANIRRGFLSINKVWKNKASVLLGDFLLSNGLLIALDHDEFKLLKVLSRAVKSMSEGELRQFKAARLFNMTEEYYFKVISEKTASLIAACCECGAISTTDDPEMHQKMYDIGMWVGIAFQIRDDLFDYGVDDVGKPRRNDIQERKVTLPLIKALDNVGMLEKTRIRYLMRKRNKKNAEIEEIVEFVHENGGIDYARTVMNEYAEKAIKSLSTLPETEERKSFKDLIQFIIKRKK; encoded by the coding sequence ATGATTGACACCCAGCTGGAAAAAGCAACCGATTTTAAGAGGAAGCAGAGAAAAACGCTGAAAGAGATAACCGATCCGGTATCTCCGCATCTTTCCGATTTCAGAAGTTTCTATAAGGATGCTCTTCGGACCGATGTCTTTGTACTTGATAAAATCGTTCAGTACCTGCTTAAGCAAAAGGGAAAAGAGATTCGTCCCACCCTGGTATTCATGTCTGCACGTCTTTTCGGTGATGTCACCAAACGTAGCTATGTCGCTGCCACGATGATTGAGCTGCTTCATACCGCTACTCTGATTCATGATGATGTAGTCGATGAAGCAAATATTCGCCGTGGTTTTCTGAGCATAAACAAGGTTTGGAAAAACAAAGCCAGCGTTTTGCTCGGTGATTTTTTGCTTTCCAACGGTTTATTGATTGCTCTTGATCACGACGAGTTTAAGTTACTGAAAGTTCTCTCGAGGGCAGTGAAGAGCATGAGTGAAGGCGAGCTGCGACAATTTAAAGCTGCCCGCCTCTTTAATATGACCGAAGAATACTACTTTAAGGTCATCTCCGAAAAGACAGCCAGTCTGATAGCGGCCTGCTGTGAGTGTGGCGCCATTTCTACTACTGATGACCCTGAGATGCATCAGAAAATGTATGATATCGGTATGTGGGTGGGTATTGCATTTCAAATAAGAGATGACTTATTTGATTACGGCGTTGATGATGTTGGGAAGCCACGACGCAACGATATACAGGAACGTAAAGTTACCCTCCCATTGATTAAAGCCCTGGATAATGTCGGTATGCTTGAAAAAACCCGTATCCGTTACCTGATGCGTAAGCGGAACAAGAAAAATGCGGAGATTGAAGAAATAGTTGAATTTGTTCATGAAAACGGGGGTATTGACTACGCCAGAACAGTTATGAATGAATATGCCGAAAAAGCGATAAAGAGTCTTTCAACTTTACCGGAAACAGAAGAACGAAAATCTTTTAAAGATTTAATTCAATTCATTATTAAGAGAAAAAAGTAA
- a CDS encoding UDP-2,3-diacylglucosamine diphosphatase has protein sequence MSGQHTKTGKKLFVSDAHLGGFDKTLNRKIELELIHLIDFCENNDFDMYILGDLFDYWMEYPNHRPELGEELLERFEKYNRNTGSTLYITGNHDNWTNGYFKTVGFKIEKNHHFVNLDGKKAMLLHGDGLDDPSFNLPRPLFHRILRNPNFVKLYQSVLSPDTGLDIMMKFSRLARSREVTEAEKNLNNWARKQLESSDTDFILCGHDHSPRRLNFDFGTFINLGTFYQHKSVAVYNNSELTLVSWNDEARQLTPTPNT, from the coding sequence ATGTCTGGTCAACACACCAAAACCGGGAAAAAACTTTTTGTATCAGACGCCCATCTTGGCGGCTTTGATAAGACATTAAACAGAAAAATTGAATTGGAGCTTATCCATCTCATCGACTTCTGTGAGAATAATGATTTCGATATGTACATCCTGGGTGATCTGTTCGACTATTGGATGGAATACCCCAATCACAGGCCCGAGCTGGGAGAAGAGTTACTGGAGCGATTCGAAAAATACAATCGGAATACGGGTTCAACACTTTATATTACCGGAAATCATGATAACTGGACCAACGGATATTTTAAAACCGTTGGATTCAAGATTGAGAAAAACCACCATTTTGTAAACTTGGATGGTAAAAAAGCTATGTTATTGCACGGTGATGGTTTGGATGATCCCTCTTTTAATCTGCCCAGACCACTCTTTCACCGGATTTTACGGAACCCAAACTTCGTAAAACTGTATCAATCAGTGCTGTCACCCGATACAGGATTAGATATCATGATGAAGTTTTCCAGACTGGCACGTTCCCGTGAGGTTACAGAAGCCGAAAAAAATCTGAACAATTGGGCGAGAAAACAGTTAGAATCGTCGGACACTGATTTTATTCTTTGTGGGCACGATCACAGTCCGCGACGATTGAATTTTGACTTCGGAACCTTTATTAATTTGGGTACATTCTACCAGCATAAATCCGTTGCAGTGTACAATAACAGCGAATTAACGCTCGTTAGTTGGAATGATGAAGCAAGGCAATTAACCCCTACACCAAATACATGA
- a CDS encoding penicillin-binding protein 1A: MSDSSQNDDMDRYFNDPEYRRKMKEKRNGNSGSGSQKPKNSGSRFQNLWESDLYKYGAITIGAFLVLALGFLIYLSTGLPSIEELENPQTAIASTVNSRDGVVLDKYFKENRKNVNIENISPHVIDALIATEDHRFYQHWGIDMVRTLAIPYHLAKAAVGLGDIQGGSTLTQQLARNLYKKIGRDFSVIRKLREMITAIQIEQNYTKREIIEMYLNTVEFPNSAFGIETAAQTHYGKSAAELTISEAATLVGSVNAVYAYNPRLFPERSQQRRDIVLRLMNVRGLISDEVYQKLISEPIKLDYHPPSNSGRESRYFGEYIRKKVMEWTKENGYDIYTDGLSIYTTIDSHMQKYAEQAVKTKLDSLQSIYEDEWTSPGGEYMDRFWEKYPGFLRDFIRETDRYKNAFSKYNTDQESVVFDTLMADSAYVDSVKRARTRLEASFVAIDPSNGNIRAWVGGSNYGSVQYDHVYQSKRQAGSTFKPFVYSVAIDNGYKPYHKFSKYPTKYYDRAGNVWDPKDPQVPEGPTMVPLRQALARSLNNVTVRLLPEIAGNPGTTKLEELEPAARKIKQMASNLGIDMTNTPPYPSIALGTAEVSLLELVSAYTTFANQGVHIEPIAITRIEDKEGNVIKEYNPEYREEVISPETAYMMVDMMRGVIRGGEGFHGTGVRLRNVYNVQQDVAGKTGTTQNSADNWFVAMMPHVVMGSWVGGEDRRIRFPTDISYSIGQGARSALPIVGKFINLSTSDPETPWSYDSFTPPPGFVMPIDPDSAATDNPMKDKNKGRVGW; the protein is encoded by the coding sequence ATGAGTGACTCCTCTCAAAATGACGACATGGATCGCTATTTCAACGATCCGGAATACCGTCGAAAAATGAAAGAAAAGCGGAATGGAAATTCCGGCTCCGGTTCGCAAAAACCAAAGAATTCAGGCAGTCGTTTTCAGAATCTATGGGAAAGTGATTTATATAAATACGGTGCCATTACTATCGGGGCCTTTCTGGTTCTAGCCCTTGGCTTCCTAATATACTTGTCAACTGGCCTGCCATCGATTGAAGAACTGGAAAATCCACAAACAGCTATTGCTTCAACGGTTAACAGCCGAGACGGGGTAGTGTTGGATAAGTATTTCAAGGAAAACCGTAAAAATGTAAACATTGAGAACATCTCTCCTCACGTCATCGATGCTCTCATAGCTACCGAAGACCACCGTTTTTACCAGCATTGGGGTATTGACATGGTAAGAACACTTGCCATCCCCTATCACCTAGCTAAAGCAGCAGTTGGACTCGGAGATATTCAGGGAGGATCCACCTTGACCCAACAGCTGGCGCGAAACCTTTACAAAAAAATTGGTCGGGACTTTTCTGTCATTCGTAAGCTACGGGAGATGATTACCGCCATTCAGATTGAGCAGAATTATACCAAGCGGGAAATCATCGAGATGTATCTGAACACGGTTGAATTTCCCAACAGCGCCTTTGGTATTGAAACGGCAGCTCAGACCCACTATGGCAAATCAGCTGCTGAACTTACCATCTCGGAAGCTGCTACACTTGTCGGCTCAGTAAATGCCGTATATGCATACAATCCTAGACTTTTTCCGGAACGCTCCCAACAGCGTAGGGATATCGTGTTACGCCTGATGAATGTTCGCGGACTTATAAGCGATGAAGTTTATCAAAAGTTGATATCTGAGCCTATCAAGCTTGACTATCATCCGCCTTCGAACTCCGGTCGTGAGAGCCGGTATTTCGGTGAATATATCCGAAAAAAAGTAATGGAGTGGACCAAGGAGAATGGGTACGACATTTACACTGACGGTCTGTCCATTTACACCACCATTGATTCTCACATGCAAAAATATGCGGAGCAGGCAGTAAAGACGAAGCTGGACTCCCTGCAAAGCATTTATGAGGACGAGTGGACATCTCCCGGCGGCGAGTATATGGATCGCTTCTGGGAAAAATATCCCGGCTTTTTAAGAGATTTCATCCGTGAAACCGACCGGTATAAAAATGCCTTCTCCAAATACAATACCGATCAGGAGTCAGTTGTGTTTGATACCTTAATGGCCGACAGTGCGTATGTAGATTCGGTTAAACGGGCAAGAACCAGACTGGAAGCCAGCTTTGTAGCTATTGATCCCAGTAACGGTAACATCCGTGCCTGGGTGGGAGGATCGAATTACGGCAGTGTTCAGTATGACCACGTGTACCAGTCCAAGCGACAAGCGGGTTCCACTTTTAAACCATTTGTTTATTCTGTTGCTATCGATAATGGGTACAAGCCTTACCACAAATTTTCCAAATACCCGACCAAGTACTATGATCGCGCCGGCAATGTATGGGATCCCAAAGACCCTCAAGTTCCGGAAGGTCCGACTATGGTTCCCTTGCGTCAGGCGCTTGCCCGCAGTTTGAACAATGTTACAGTCCGTCTGCTACCTGAGATTGCAGGAAATCCGGGTACTACGAAACTGGAAGAACTTGAACCTGCTGCACGTAAAATCAAGCAGATGGCTTCCAATCTAGGGATTGATATGACGAATACTCCGCCCTACCCTTCTATTGCACTGGGTACGGCCGAGGTATCTCTTTTGGAACTGGTCAGCGCCTACACCACATTTGCTAACCAGGGCGTACACATAGAACCCATTGCTATCACCCGTATCGAAGACAAAGAAGGAAACGTAATCAAGGAATATAACCCGGAGTACCGCGAGGAGGTTATAAGTCCTGAAACCGCATACATGATGGTAGACATGATGCGGGGCGTAATACGCGGTGGTGAAGGATTTCACGGTACCGGTGTCAGACTACGAAATGTTTATAACGTTCAGCAGGATGTTGCAGGTAAAACGGGTACCACTCAGAATAGTGCCGATAACTGGTTTGTGGCCATGATGCCCCATGTCGTTATGGGATCCTGGGTGGGCGGTGAAGACCGAAGAATACGCTTTCCAACTGATATCTCTTACAGTATCGGGCAGGGTGCACGTTCTGCACTACCGATTGTGGGTAAGTTTATCAATCTCTCAACATCGGATCCGGAAACTCCATGGAGCTATGACTCCTTTACCCCTCCTCCGGGATTTGTCATGCCGATTGATCCGGATAGTGCTGCTACGGATAACCCTATGAAGGACAAGAATAAGGGACGTGTCGGCTGGTAA